A genomic region of uncultured Paludibaculum sp. contains the following coding sequences:
- a CDS encoding carboxylesterase family protein, translated as MFRFICLSLFILGAAVAAKPVRTDRGLVEGVPTADGAITVFRGIPYAAPPVGDLRWRAPKPAAPWKGVLKADHFSRSCMQAAASSLGPWTEEYMDQNERSEDCLYLNVWTGGTSGKRPVFLWIHGGAFDQGSTSVALYNGEALARKGIVVVTINYRLGVFGFLTHSELTLESGTHSSGNYGLLDAVAALQWVKANIAAFGGDPDRVTIAGQSAGASAVHALLASPLAKGLFHAAIAQSGSRIGNRQRPLMDAEKDGLRFQEAKRAGSLKDLRAMPVYLLMAPVEGAVFRWGPVVDGALLPDTVAAIFEQGKQNDVVTMTGWCADEGSADAKYGKLTSEEFERFARRLAGDLADEFLKMYPASTPGPSQIESARAQSMVSTLLWARQRAAHSKTAVYTYLWDHPLPGPKRDTYGAFHSSELPYMFNSLAGVKRPWAPEDSAMAEKTSSYWANFVKTGNPNGEGLTEWPALDVDKPVTMELGERFEVRPIAEAAKVHLMEKILTRAVSPAGR; from the coding sequence ATGTTTCGTTTCATCTGCTTGTCCCTGTTCATCCTGGGCGCGGCCGTTGCCGCGAAACCTGTCCGTACGGATCGCGGCCTAGTGGAAGGCGTACCGACGGCCGATGGAGCCATCACCGTGTTCCGGGGCATTCCCTACGCGGCGCCGCCGGTAGGGGATTTGCGCTGGCGCGCTCCGAAGCCGGCCGCACCGTGGAAGGGTGTGCTGAAGGCGGACCATTTTTCACGGTCGTGCATGCAGGCGGCGGCCAGTTCGCTGGGCCCCTGGACCGAGGAGTACATGGACCAGAACGAGCGCAGCGAGGACTGCCTGTATTTGAACGTATGGACGGGCGGTACCTCGGGGAAACGGCCGGTATTCCTGTGGATTCACGGCGGCGCGTTCGACCAGGGCTCCACCTCCGTGGCGCTCTATAACGGCGAGGCCCTCGCGCGGAAAGGCATCGTGGTGGTCACGATCAACTACCGCCTGGGGGTCTTCGGATTTCTCACCCATTCGGAGCTGACCCTGGAATCCGGGACGCATTCGTCCGGCAACTACGGATTGCTGGATGCCGTGGCCGCCCTGCAGTGGGTGAAAGCGAACATCGCGGCATTCGGAGGCGATCCGGATCGGGTGACCATTGCTGGGCAGTCGGCCGGCGCCAGCGCGGTGCATGCGCTGCTCGCGTCACCACTGGCGAAAGGGCTGTTCCACGCGGCGATTGCACAGAGCGGTTCGAGGATCGGCAACCGGCAGCGACCCCTGATGGATGCGGAGAAGGATGGGCTGAGGTTCCAGGAGGCGAAGAGAGCCGGATCGCTGAAGGATTTGCGAGCGATGCCGGTGTATCTGTTGATGGCGCCGGTGGAAGGAGCGGTATTCCGCTGGGGCCCTGTGGTGGACGGTGCACTGCTGCCCGATACCGTGGCTGCGATCTTCGAACAGGGCAAGCAGAATGACGTGGTGACCATGACAGGGTGGTGCGCCGACGAAGGGAGCGCTGATGCGAAATACGGCAAACTCACGTCGGAAGAGTTTGAGCGCTTCGCGCGGCGTTTGGCGGGCGACCTGGCTGACGAGTTCCTCAAGATGTACCCGGCATCGACTCCGGGTCCCTCCCAAATCGAGAGTGCACGAGCGCAGAGCATGGTGTCGACACTGCTCTGGGCGCGTCAGCGGGCGGCTCATTCGAAGACGGCGGTTTACACGTATCTGTGGGATCATCCGCTGCCGGGGCCCAAACGGGACACTTACGGGGCATTCCATTCCTCCGAGCTGCCGTATATGTTCAACAGTCTGGCGGGTGTAAAGCGGCCGTGGGCACCCGAGGATTCTGCAATGGCGGAGAAGACGTCGAGCTATTGGGCGAATTTCGTGAAAACCGGAAATCCCAATGGAGAGGGGCTGACGGAGTGGCCGGCTCTGGACGTGGACAAGCCGGTGACGATGGAGCTCGGCGAGCGGTTTGAGGTGCGTCCGATCGCCGAAGCCGCGAAGGTGCATCTGATGGAGAAGATCCTCACCAGGGCGGTGAGTCCGGCCGGGCGATAG